The Campylobacter concisus genome contains the following window.
GCTTTGCAAGCGAGCAAAATGAGGTAAATTTCATCACGAAAAATAGTGAAACTTTGCTGCCGCTTGCCGCAAAAGACGAGATCGCAAGACATATCGTGGAGCTAGCGGCAAATTTATGATAGAGAAAATTTCTCGTATTCAAAAAATAGCAAAAAATGCAAATTCTCCGTTATTAGCGATAAATGCGTCACTTCCACTTAGTATCTTGGTAAGCCAAAAGATCGGTTTTAACAGATACATTTTAAATTTTGCAAATAGAAATTTAAACACGAAAAGCGTAAAAGAGCTAAACGTGGGCTCGAGATACTGGGGCGAGGTGCAAAGCCAAGGCGAGAATATCGTTATAAAAAATTTATACGAAAAGCCAAGAATTTTAGACGAAGATGTCTTGGCTGATGGGCTAAATCTTATCGAAAATTTGATAGAAAATGAGAATTTATCGTGGTTTTATGACCATTTATTTAAAACTCTAAGTGAAGCTAAAACAAAAGACGAGATGAAAGTGCTAGCAAAAATACTCTTTGCTCTGCAAGAAAATGTCGTGCATATACCATTTATTTATAATGGCATAAACGGCGTTTTTCAGCTAAAAAAAGAGGAGGATGATATAAAAATTTTTTTGATATTTTCAAATTTTGCTCCACTTATTTTTAAATTTAAAGATGAAAATTTATATGAGATCGCAACTCCATTTAGCAATGTTGCGAGCTTGCTAAAAAGAGAATTTAGTGCCAACATAACAGTGCAAAATGTGAGTGCTCTTTGGAGCAAAAAAGAACAAATTATTGATATAAAAGGTTAAAGATTGAATGAATTAAACCACCTTGCTATTATCATGGATGGAAATGGACGCTGGGCTAAAAAACGTGGATTTTTACGGACAAATGGGCACGAAGCTGGAGCAAATGTAGTAAGCGATATGTGCGAATTTTGTATCGATAATGGAGTGAAAATTTTAAGTCTTTACGCATTTAGTACCGAAAACTGGAAAAGGCCACAAAAAGAGGTCGAGTTTTTGATGAATTTACTTAAGAAATTTCTCATTTCAAAGCGTGTTGATTTTATAAAAAATGGGATCAAATTTAACACGATCGGCGACATTTCACCATTTAGTGATGAGCTAAAAAACGAGATAGAGATCACCAAAAATGCTACAAGAGAGAATAAAAATTTACTACTAAATTTAGCTATAAACTACGGCTCAAAAGACGAGATCATTAGAGCTGTAAGAAAGCTAACTTTAGAAGGCTGCGAGATAAACGAAGCAAGCCTAAATACGGCACTTGATGAGAGTGAGCCGGTGGATCTTCTCATTAGAACTGGTGGCGAGAGCAGGCTTTCAAATTTCATGCTCTGGCAAGCAAGCTACGCAGAGCTATTTTTTACACCAACACTTTGGCCTGACTTTAGTAAGGATGAGCTTGCAAGCATCGTTAGCAAATTCAAAAACATAGAGCGAAGATTTGGCGGAGTTTAGCGAGATAATGGATAATTTAGTCATCTTTTTTGCCGTTTTTGCTTTTGTTTTGGGTATTTGCGTGGGCTCATTTTCAAATGTACTGATATATCGCTTGCCACGAAATGAAAGTATAAATTTTCCAGCTTCTCAC
Protein-coding sequences here:
- a CDS encoding UDP pyrophosphate synthase yields the protein MNELNHLAIIMDGNGRWAKKRGFLRTNGHEAGANVVSDMCEFCIDNGVKILSLYAFSTENWKRPQKEVEFLMNLLKKFLISKRVDFIKNGIKFNTIGDISPFSDELKNEIEITKNATRENKNLLLNLAINYGSKDEIIRAVRKLTLEGCEINEASLNTALDESEPVDLLIRTGGESRLSNFMLWQASYAELFFTPTLWPDFSKDELASIVSKFKNIERRFGGV